One genomic region from Ptychodera flava strain L36383 chromosome 5, AS_Pfla_20210202, whole genome shotgun sequence encodes:
- the LOC139132448 gene encoding proprotein convertase subtilisin/kexin type 9-like, giving the protein MVKIVALAVSVLLVSLGHEISAGLNCVTRWSKLSHTRDDAQARVTCQGNEKMTGCSSYQPGPGGHGTRDGEFIHVSSTGRVSCAARNGKEGTGVRAYARCCTADGLTCGYADGARSGRQYNDSSTVSFSTSDDSTFMTGCSASTFWRNLNGASPNPINASIEVDTRNGQCVALNGRGGLGVYAHGVYCSAPNLTCKTKWSEKSQGGVGAVATVTCEEEWTLTGCNAYTPYKENDGSYVLSCGDCVAVNGGNEQYIYAIAICCRT; this is encoded by the exons ATGGTTAAAATCGTAGCTTTGGCAGTCTCTGTACTTTTGGTATCGTTAGGCCACGAAATAA GTGCTGGTTTAAACTGTGTCACTCGATGGTCTAAGTTGTCTCATACCAGGGACGATGCACAGGCCCGGGTAACTTGCCAAGGCAATGAAAAGATGACAGGTTGTAGTAGCTATCAACCCGGACCAGGGGGGCATGGAACTCGTGATGGGGAATTTATCCACGTGTCGAGTACTGGGAGAGTATCCTGCGCTGCGCGGAATGGCAAAGAAGGGACAG GCGTTCGAGCATACGCAAGGTGTTGTACGGCAGATGGATTGACGTGTGGTTATGCTGACGGTGCGAGATCTGGAAGACAATACAATGATTCAAGTACAGTTTCGTTTTCCACGTCAGACGATTCAACTTTTATGACAG GTTGTTCCGCCTCTACTTTCTGGAGAAATTTAAACGGAGCCTCGCCTAACCCAATCAATGCATCGATTGAAGTAGACACAAGGAACGGCCAATGCGTAGCTCTGAACGGCCGGGGTGGACTTG GAGTGTACGCTCATGGCGTGTACTGTTCTGCTCCCAATCTTACTTGTaagacaaagtggagtgaaaAAAGTCAAGGCGGAGTGGGTGCTGTTGCTACGGTTACCTGTGAGGAAGAATGGACTCTCACTGGCTGTAATGCATACACTCCCTATAAAGAAAACGACGGTTCCTACGTTCTGA GTTGTGGTGATTGTGTTGCAGTCAACGGAGGCAATGAACAGTACATCTATGCCATAGCCATCTGTTGCAGaacatga